DNA from Aliarcobacter butzleri:
AGTACCATAAAAACATAAAAAGATATAGAAAAATAAAATAGTTGTACAAATAAGTAAAATCTTGCACCAATATATTTATCTTTTATTGCCCAAATAGTTGTAGTAAAAAGAACAATAACTATTAAATAAGTAATAAAATTTGTATATGTAACTGCATATCTTAACTCTTCATGTTCTAAAGAAAAAGAGTAGAAAATAACTACACAAATATTTATTAAAAGACAAATAAACAGACTTTTAAACATAAAAGAGTTTATTTTTGGTTTTAAAAATGAAATATGAAAAATTATAACAAAAATAAGAGTGGTAAAACTAAAAACCCAATTTAACCCACTTAAATATTTTAGATTTTCATTTTCAAATAATTGATAAAATATTCCATTTATAGAAAGTTGATATAAAGCAGAAAATATTGATACAAATATATAACTTAAAAAAATAAAATCTCTAGTTGAAAAATATACAAAAAGATTGTGCAAACATAAGGCTATAACAACACCTATGAAAAATCCCCAAATTATAGATTCAATATTTAAAGATTTTTCAAAACTTTCTTTGTCATAGATGTACCAAAGTGTTGATATAGAACTATAACTTTTATATTTTATAAAAAAGGTATAAGTAGAATTTTCATCTAATATTAGTTTGAAGGTACTTTTTTTAGTTTTTAATTCTCTTAATTTTATATCTCTATAATCTCCTAATTCTATTTTCTCATAAAAATTCTCATTTTTTAAAATATAAATATCAATGATATCTATTCCAGCTTTTTCATTTTCTAAAAATATTTCTATTTTTTTATTGCTTTTGTTTGTTATAGAAAAATTCGACCAAATAGAGTTTTTTGTTGCTGTAAAATTATTTTTGATATTTGTAAAAAAGATTTTATTTTTTATTTCTTCAAAATTTAAAGATGAAGTTTCATCAGTATATATTTGTGTATATTTTTGAAGAGAATTTTTTCCAAAATTGTCATTCTCAATTATTAAAGAGTTTGAAAATAGAAAGCTTGTAAAAATTAGTAAAAAAAGAGTTATTTTCATAATTATTTGGTATTTAACATGTAACCTAAATTTTTATAATTTACAATTACATCTTTACTTACTTTTTTTCTAAGTCTATAAATAATATTTTTTATATTTCCATAATAATCATTTTCAAAAATTACTGAGAGCAGTTCGTCATTATATACTAATTGATTTTTTTTATTTAATAAATATTCAAAGATTTGTATTTCAAGTGTTGTTAATTTAATATAATTACCATCTTGTATCAAAGATTTTGTATTAAAATCGTATTTTAAACTATCATTGATTCTTAAATATAAAGTAGCATTATTTTCTATTTGATTTTTACATAATTGTAAAGTTTCTAAAAGTTTTTCATAAATAATAGGTTTTTCTAAATATGAAGTGAGATTCAATGGAATACATTTTAAAAGTTTTTCTTTATCTGTATAATTGCTAAGTATGATTATTGGAATATTTTGAGAAATTTCTCTTATTTTTAAAACAAGATCATAACCGTTTATAAATGGCATTTCATAATCAGTTATTATTATATGAATAACATTATTAGTAAAAATTTCATAAGCTTCAAGACCATTTGAAGCTACATATACTTTATTACAAAGTAATGATAAAATTTTTGACATATTCTTTTGTATTTCTAAATCATCTTCTACAAATAAAATTGAAAAATTCTTAAATTCAAACAATCTATTCCCTCGAAATTTATTTTGTTTGATTATAACTAAATATTCAAATAATTTATTTTATAAAGACTTTACAATGACTTTAGAAACATCTGAAGTCAAGTTTTTTAGCTTGACTTCTTTAAAATTTGTAGTTAAATCCAGCAAAAAGAGATTTTGAATTTTCTATTTTTATATTGTCAGTAAATTCAAATCCAAATTTCTCACCTTTTACTTTTACTTCTTTTTTATATCTTGAATAAAAACCACCAGCTTCAAATTCGATACTTTTTGTAATATCGTAAATAAATCCACCTTGAACTCCATAAACCATATTATTTTTAAAAGTTCCCATGTGAACACCAGAAAAGAGCCTAAAGTCATTAGTTATTGGAATTAAATATTCATAATTACCATTTATCATTTT
Protein-coding regions in this window:
- a CDS encoding sensor histidine kinase, which produces MKITLFLLIFTSFLFSNSLIIENDNFGKNSLQKYTQIYTDETSSLNFEEIKNKIFFTNIKNNFTATKNSIWSNFSITNKSNKKIEIFLENEKAGIDIIDIYILKNENFYEKIELGDYRDIKLRELKTKKSTFKLILDENSTYTFFIKYKSYSSISTLWYIYDKESFEKSLNIESIIWGFFIGVVIALCLHNLFVYFSTRDFIFLSYIFVSIFSALYQLSINGIFYQLFENENLKYLSGLNWVFSFTTLIFVIIFHISFLKPKINSFMFKSLFICLLINICVVIFYSFSLEHEELRYAVTYTNFITYLIVIVLFTTTIWAIKDKYIGARFYLFVQLFYFSISFYVFMVLVGYFESFEYFWLVIPIVVLFDIFFLSIALYIKVKEIEKRKKESEQFIISQARFTTMGNNIANMIHQWKNPIAQIGSQIALLESIYKLDKKNFDEAIEQTLPQMKDSILFLNHVMNDIYNFYKNPSSKEYFNIADEIDSLLRILNDEIKINSITIDKNITPLNFYGYKASFLNVLMIILENSIYQLKTFKKQSRKIFIYLEKIDDSQIVLTIEDNGGGIESSHLEKIFDLNYSSKKDKGSGIGLALAKELIEKRLNGKISVENTLVGASFIISLKIGTDILDENPNSY
- a CDS encoding response regulator transcription factor gives rise to the protein MFEFKNFSILFVEDDLEIQKNMSKILSLLCNKVYVASNGLEAYEIFTNNVIHIIITDYEMPFINGYDLVLKIREISQNIPIIILSNYTDKEKLLKCIPLNLTSYLEKPIIYEKLLETLQLCKNQIENNATLYLRINDSLKYDFNTKSLIQDGNYIKLTTLEIQIFEYLLNKKNQLVYNDELLSVIFENDYYGNIKNIIYRLRKKVSKDVIVNYKNLGYMLNTK